Proteins encoded in a region of the Nocardia asteroides genome:
- a CDS encoding thymidine phosphorylase, translating to MTALDAVSIITTKRDGGELSDAQIDWVVDAFTRGVVADEQMSALAMAIVWRGMTRRETARWTAAMIASGRRMDLTGLPRPTVDKHSTGGVGDKITLPLAPLVAACGAAVPQLSGRGLGHTGGTLDKLESIPGWQADVPVPRMRDILADPAVGAVICAAGADLAPADRRLYALRDVTGTVESIPLIASSIMSKKIAEGTAALLLDVKVGSGAFLKTLDGARDLATAMVELGTDAGVRTVALLTAMDTPLGRTAGNALEVAESVEVLAGGGPEDVVELTIALAREMVALAGLDADPADALADGRAMDHWRAMVRAQGGDPDAPLPTAKHTETVRAEADGVLTRLDALSVGIAAWRLGAGRARQGDPVQSGAGIEMHAKPGDTVTTGQPLLTMHTDTPDAFTGATSALSGAVTIETGAASAPAPLILDRIVS from the coding sequence GTGACGGCACTGGACGCGGTTTCGATCATCACGACCAAGCGCGACGGGGGAGAACTGTCCGACGCGCAGATCGACTGGGTGGTCGACGCGTTCACCCGCGGCGTGGTGGCCGACGAGCAGATGTCCGCGCTGGCCATGGCGATCGTCTGGCGCGGGATGACGCGGCGCGAGACGGCGCGGTGGACGGCCGCGATGATCGCCTCCGGGCGGCGCATGGACCTGACCGGCCTGCCGCGCCCCACCGTGGACAAGCACTCGACCGGCGGAGTGGGTGACAAGATCACGCTGCCGCTGGCGCCGCTGGTCGCCGCGTGCGGCGCCGCGGTGCCGCAATTGTCCGGGCGCGGGCTCGGCCATACCGGCGGAACCCTGGACAAGCTGGAATCCATTCCCGGCTGGCAGGCGGACGTGCCGGTGCCGCGGATGCGCGACATCCTCGCCGACCCGGCCGTCGGCGCGGTGATCTGCGCGGCGGGCGCCGATCTCGCACCCGCGGACCGGCGTCTCTACGCCTTGCGCGACGTCACCGGCACGGTCGAATCGATCCCGCTGATCGCGAGCTCGATCATGAGCAAGAAGATCGCGGAGGGCACCGCCGCGCTGCTGCTCGACGTCAAGGTCGGCTCCGGCGCCTTCCTGAAGACCCTCGACGGGGCGCGCGACCTGGCGACAGCCATGGTCGAACTCGGCACCGACGCGGGCGTCCGGACGGTCGCGCTGCTCACCGCCATGGACACCCCCCTCGGCCGCACGGCGGGCAATGCCCTGGAAGTCGCGGAATCGGTGGAGGTGCTCGCGGGCGGCGGTCCCGAGGACGTCGTCGAGCTGACCATCGCCTTGGCGCGCGAGATGGTCGCGCTGGCCGGGCTCGATGCCGACCCCGCCGACGCGCTGGCCGACGGACGGGCGATGGACCACTGGCGCGCGATGGTCCGCGCCCAGGGTGGCGACCCGGACGCGCCGCTGCCCACCGCGAAGCACACCGAGACCGTGCGCGCCGAGGCCGACGGTGTGCTGACCCGGCTCGACGCGCTGAGCGTCGGCATCGCCGCCTGGCGCCTCGGCGCGGGCCGGGCACGACAAGGCGATCCGGTGCAGTCCGGCGCGGGCATCGAGATGCACGCCAAGCCGGGCGACACCGTGACCACGGGGCAACCGCTGTTGACCATGCACACCGACACCCCCGACGCCTTCACCGGCGCTACGTCGGCCCTGTCCGGCGCTGTCACCATCGAAACCGGTGCCGCGTCCGCTCCCGCTCCGCTGATCCTCGACCGAATCGTGTCCTGA
- a CDS encoding succinate dehydrogenase hydrophobic membrane anchor subunit — MSAPVLGKSYDRPASLDLPRSPRAHSSNNFEKYAWLFMRFSGLLLIVLVLGHMTIMLLLDGGVKRLNFAFVAGRWSSPFWQFWDLSMLWLAQLHGGNGLRTVIDDYSRKDSTRFWLKTLLAISMILIMGVGTYVIFTFDPNIS, encoded by the coding sequence ATGAGCGCACCTGTTCTCGGTAAGTCCTACGACCGTCCGGCCAGCCTGGATCTGCCCCGCTCGCCGCGCGCGCACTCGAGCAACAACTTCGAGAAGTACGCCTGGCTGTTCATGCGCTTCTCCGGCCTGCTGCTGATCGTGCTGGTGCTCGGCCACATGACGATCATGCTGCTGCTCGACGGCGGCGTGAAGCGACTGAACTTCGCCTTCGTCGCCGGTCGCTGGTCCAGCCCGTTCTGGCAGTTCTGGGACCTGAGCATGTTGTGGCTGGCCCAGCTGCACGGCGGCAACGGTCTGCGCACCGTCATCGACGACTACTCCCGCAAGGACTCGACCCGGTTCTGGCTCAAGACCCTGCTGGCCATCTCGATGATCCTGATCATGGGCGTGGGCACCTACGTCATCTTCACCTTCGACCCCAACATCAGTTAG
- a CDS encoding C40 family peptidase has translation MIDINALAKPIFDLLASFGSGVLPSGGPTDALRSTSAVVDQIHQMGRDSINGMNTAWDGRAADAATAKALRVQTSAATISDRGNEMATVVNQAAGEVETGQKELTDIAQSFVNTAASIGPALATPQGLTVLVGTAIDHLGQALNVVGRVQNELQTHTASMNELTPPPTTPSLSGVPVQQVVSTASGALNGAGQLLSTAMATPTLSQAMRGPSTTPGTSGTPKPDTGSSGAPDDGKGVKITLPDGSVVEAPNEQAATAVRSAIGAVGTPYVWGGNSPGAGLDCSGLTKYAYGEAGVDLPRLAAEQGNGATPISAGDLMPGDLAIWDGHVAMVIGNGQLVEAGDPVQISSIRTENSGMDFYGFYRPTA, from the coding sequence GTGATCGACATCAACGCGCTGGCCAAACCGATCTTCGACCTGCTCGCCAGCTTCGGCAGCGGCGTGCTGCCCTCGGGCGGCCCCACGGACGCGCTGCGCAGCACCTCGGCCGTGGTCGACCAGATTCACCAGATGGGCCGCGACAGCATCAACGGTATGAACACCGCCTGGGACGGCCGTGCCGCCGACGCGGCCACCGCCAAGGCGCTGCGCGTGCAGACCTCGGCGGCCACCATCTCCGATCGCGGCAACGAGATGGCGACGGTCGTGAACCAGGCCGCGGGCGAGGTCGAGACGGGTCAGAAAGAGCTCACCGACATCGCGCAGTCCTTCGTGAACACCGCCGCGAGCATAGGTCCGGCCCTGGCGACCCCGCAGGGGCTGACGGTGCTCGTCGGCACGGCGATCGACCATCTCGGCCAAGCGCTCAACGTCGTCGGCCGGGTGCAGAACGAATTGCAGACGCACACCGCGTCGATGAACGAGCTGACCCCGCCGCCCACGACCCCGTCCCTGTCCGGCGTGCCCGTACAGCAGGTGGTGTCCACCGCCTCCGGCGCACTCAACGGCGCGGGGCAGCTGCTGAGCACCGCGATGGCCACGCCGACGCTATCCCAAGCCATGCGTGGTCCCAGCACCACGCCGGGCACCTCGGGCACGCCCAAGCCCGACACCGGTTCCTCGGGAGCGCCCGACGACGGCAAGGGCGTGAAGATCACGCTGCCCGACGGCAGCGTCGTGGAGGCGCCCAACGAACAGGCCGCCACGGCGGTCCGGTCGGCGATCGGCGCTGTCGGCACGCCCTATGTCTGGGGCGGCAACAGCCCGGGCGCGGGATTGGACTGCAGCGGGCTCACCAAGTACGCCTACGGCGAGGCGGGCGTCGACCTGCCCCGGCTCGCGGCCGAGCAGGGCAACGGGGCCACACCGATCTCGGCCGGTGACCTGATGCCCGGCGACCTGGCGATCTGGGACGGCCACGTGGCCATGGTGATCGGCAACGGGCAGTTGGTCGAGGCGGGTGACCCGGTCCAGATCAGCTCGATTCGAACGGAGAACTCAGGCATGGACTTCTACGGTTTCTACAGGCCGACGGCATGA
- a CDS encoding purine-nucleoside phosphorylase yields the protein MLAEQAAEAIAERTGVSRHRVAVVLGSGWQDAAAEIGAPRASVPMPELPGFGTPTAQGHVGMVHSVQVDDNAVLLLMGRQHLYEGYQPADVVHPVSAAVAAGAEIVVLTNAAGGIRPGLRVGEPVLISDHLNLTGRTPLAGATFVDLVDAWDPELRAVAREIDPSLTDGVYAGLTGPQYETPAEIRMLRTIGADLVGMSTVLEAIACRALGARLLGISLVTNLAAGVTGAHLSHAEVLAEGHAAAPRLGKLLRGVLERV from the coding sequence GCCGCCGAGGCGATCGCCGAACGTACGGGAGTGTCACGCCACCGGGTCGCGGTGGTGCTGGGGTCGGGCTGGCAGGACGCGGCCGCGGAGATCGGGGCGCCGCGGGCGTCGGTTCCGATGCCGGAGCTGCCGGGGTTCGGGACACCGACCGCCCAGGGCCATGTCGGCATGGTCCATTCGGTTCAGGTGGACGACAACGCCGTGCTGCTGCTGATGGGCCGCCAGCATCTCTACGAGGGCTACCAGCCCGCCGATGTGGTGCATCCGGTGTCGGCGGCCGTGGCGGCGGGCGCGGAGATCGTCGTGCTGACCAACGCCGCGGGCGGTATCCGGCCCGGCCTCCGTGTGGGTGAGCCGGTGCTGATCAGCGACCATCTCAACTTGACCGGTCGCACGCCGCTGGCAGGCGCGACGTTCGTCGACCTGGTCGACGCCTGGGACCCCGAGTTGCGGGCGGTCGCCAGGGAGATCGACCCAAGCCTGACCGACGGCGTCTACGCGGGCCTGACGGGGCCGCAGTACGAGACACCCGCCGAGATCCGGATGCTGCGCACGATCGGCGCGGACCTCGTCGGCATGTCCACGGTGCTGGAAGCGATCGCCTGCCGCGCGCTGGGCGCCCGGCTGCTGGGCATCTCGCTGGTCACCAATCTGGCCGCGGGGGTGACGGGCGCGCATCTGTCCCACGCCGAGGTGCTCGCCGAAGGGCACGCCGCGGCGCCACGGCTGGGCAAACTGCTGCGCGGCGTGCTGGAACGGGTGTAG
- a CDS encoding phospho-sugar mutase → MLRFGTAGLRGPLRDGPDGMNVTTVSRATAGIAAWLRERCLGGGAVVVGRDARHGSAEFAAATAEIFAAAGFAVTLLPRPLPTPVVAYAVRALGAVAGVQITASHNPATDNGYKVYLDGGSQLLAPADTEIERCIEAVSEPIDRQPVNPADDDVVRRYVRRVAELPSRIGGPGERAGIRIALTPLHGVGGELAVEALGAAGYPDVHVVDEQYAPDPDFPTVAFPNPEEPGASDLLLATAARVGADVAIALDPDADRCAVGVPRPDGTWRMLRGDETGVLLADCVLRTAPADSLVATTIVSSRLLSELAPARGGRYAETLTGFKWLARAGDGLVYAYEEAIGHCVDPAAVRDKDGISAAVLVADLVARLKATGRVLDDELDDYAVEFGLHTGDQVSLRLASAADAAAVVQRLRANPPERIAGEPVEYTDQLRVRGRMRTDALIFEGVSSRVVVRPSGTEPKLKCYLEVVEPVGSHADLPAARAAARVRLSALRDFCRAL, encoded by the coding sequence ATGCTGCGGTTCGGCACGGCAGGACTGCGCGGGCCGCTGCGCGACGGCCCGGACGGCATGAACGTCACCACGGTGAGCAGGGCTACCGCCGGGATCGCGGCGTGGCTGCGCGAGCGCTGCCTCGGCGGCGGCGCGGTGGTCGTCGGCCGCGACGCCAGGCACGGTTCCGCCGAGTTCGCCGCGGCGACCGCGGAGATCTTCGCGGCGGCGGGCTTCGCGGTGACGCTGCTGCCGCGTCCGCTGCCCACCCCGGTGGTCGCGTACGCGGTGCGTGCGCTGGGGGCGGTCGCGGGCGTGCAGATCACCGCCTCGCACAATCCGGCCACCGACAACGGCTACAAGGTCTACCTCGACGGTGGATCGCAGCTTCTCGCCCCGGCCGACACCGAAATCGAGCGCTGCATCGAAGCCGTCAGCGAGCCGATCGATCGTCAGCCGGTGAACCCCGCAGACGACGACGTGGTGCGGCGCTATGTGCGCCGCGTCGCCGAATTACCCTCCCGGATCGGCGGACCGGGCGAGCGCGCCGGGATCCGGATCGCACTCACACCACTGCACGGCGTCGGCGGCGAACTCGCCGTCGAAGCGCTCGGCGCGGCGGGTTATCCCGACGTCCATGTGGTGGATGAGCAGTACGCACCGGATCCCGACTTCCCCACCGTCGCGTTCCCGAACCCCGAGGAGCCCGGTGCGAGCGATCTGCTGCTCGCGACGGCGGCCCGGGTCGGCGCCGATGTGGCGATCGCGCTGGATCCCGACGCGGACCGGTGCGCGGTGGGTGTCCCGCGCCCGGACGGTACCTGGCGGATGTTGCGCGGCGACGAGACCGGCGTACTGCTGGCCGACTGCGTGCTGCGCACCGCTCCCGCGGACTCGCTGGTGGCGACGACCATTGTGTCGTCGCGACTGCTTTCCGAGCTGGCTCCCGCTCGCGGCGGCCGCTACGCGGAAACGCTCACGGGATTCAAATGGCTGGCCCGCGCGGGCGACGGCTTGGTCTACGCCTATGAGGAGGCGATCGGCCACTGCGTCGACCCGGCGGCGGTCCGGGACAAGGACGGTATCTCCGCCGCCGTGCTGGTGGCCGATCTGGTGGCCCGGCTGAAAGCCACGGGTCGCGTCCTCGATGACGAACTCGACGACTACGCGGTCGAATTCGGCTTGCACACGGGCGACCAGGTGTCGCTGCGGCTCGCCTCGGCCGCCGATGCCGCCGCTGTGGTGCAGCGGTTGCGGGCGAACCCGCCGGAGCGGATCGCGGGCGAGCCGGTCGAGTACACCGACCAACTCCGGGTGCGGGGACGGATGCGGACCGACGCGCTGATCTTCGAGGGTGTCTCCTCCCGTGTGGTCGTGCGACCTTCCGGCACCGAGCCGAAACTCAAGTGCTACTTGGAGGTGGTCGAACCGGTCGGCTCGCACGCCGATCTTCCGGCCGCGCGAGCCGCTGCGCGCGTACGCCTTTCGGCGCTGCGCGACTTCTGCCGGGCGCTCTGA
- a CDS encoding adenosine deaminase: MTGPMPLTLASIRQAPKALLHDHLDGGLRPATVLELAAHSGYDDLPATDEASLAAWFRDAADSGSLERYLETFAHTVAVMQTPEGLHRVARECAEDLAADGVVYAEVRFAPEQHLERGLTLDEVVEHTLAGFREGEAAAAEQGHTIVVTCLLTAMRHAARSREIAELAVRFRDRGVGGFDIAGAEAGFPPSRHLDAFEYMRANSAHFTIHAGEAFGLPSIHEALAFCGCDRLGHGVRITDDISVPGAIEDAELGVVANYVRDMRIPLELCPSSNVQTGAVPSLDKHPFDLLARLRFRVTVNTDNRLMSDTSMSQEMLKLVETFGYGWSDLERFTINAMKSAFIPFPERLRIIDDIIKPGYAVLIG; encoded by the coding sequence ATGACTGGACCGATGCCTCTGACTCTCGCCTCGATCCGCCAAGCGCCGAAAGCGCTGCTGCACGATCACCTCGACGGTGGCCTGCGGCCCGCGACGGTGCTCGAACTCGCCGCGCACAGCGGCTACGACGACCTACCCGCCACGGATGAGGCGTCGCTGGCGGCCTGGTTCCGTGACGCGGCGGACAGCGGGTCGCTGGAACGCTATCTGGAGACCTTCGCGCACACCGTCGCCGTAATGCAGACTCCGGAGGGCTTGCACCGGGTCGCTCGCGAATGCGCCGAGGACCTCGCCGCCGACGGCGTCGTGTACGCGGAGGTGCGCTTCGCTCCCGAACAGCATCTGGAGCGCGGACTGACGCTGGACGAAGTGGTCGAACACACGCTGGCCGGATTCCGCGAGGGCGAGGCCGCCGCCGCGGAGCAGGGCCACACCATCGTGGTGACCTGTCTGCTGACCGCGATGCGGCATGCGGCGCGCTCGCGGGAGATCGCGGAACTGGCGGTGCGCTTTCGCGATCGCGGGGTCGGCGGCTTCGACATCGCGGGTGCGGAGGCCGGTTTCCCGCCCAGCAGGCACCTGGACGCGTTCGAGTACATGCGGGCCAACAGCGCGCACTTCACCATCCACGCGGGCGAGGCCTTCGGCCTGCCGTCCATTCACGAAGCGCTCGCGTTCTGCGGATGCGACCGCCTCGGCCACGGTGTGCGGATCACCGACGACATCAGCGTGCCCGGCGCGATCGAGGACGCAGAGCTGGGCGTGGTCGCCAACTACGTCCGGGACATGCGCATTCCGCTGGAGCTGTGCCCGTCGTCGAACGTGCAGACCGGCGCCGTGCCCTCGCTGGACAAGCACCCGTTCGACCTGCTGGCCCGCCTGCGCTTCCGCGTCACGGTCAACACCGACAACCGGCTGATGAGCGACACCAGCATGAGCCAGGAGATGCTCAAATTGGTCGAGACGTTCGGCTATGGCTGGAGCGACCTGGAACGGTTCACCATCAACGCCATGAAGTCGGCGTTCATCCCGTTCCCCGAGCGGCTGCGGATCATCGACGACATCATCAAGCCCGGATACGCGGTGCTCATCGGATAG
- the sdhC gene encoding succinate dehydrogenase, cytochrome b556 subunit codes for MTTIEAPAQPKRKTLYRGDPGMWSWALHRITGVTIFFFLFVHVLDTALVRVSPDTYNEAIETYKTPIVALMEMGLVVVVLFHALNGVRVILVDFWSKGPKYQRLMLWIILAIWFLLSVPAVGRQFFYLFTEH; via the coding sequence ATGACCACGATTGAAGCTCCGGCCCAGCCGAAGCGGAAGACGCTGTACCGAGGCGACCCCGGAATGTGGTCGTGGGCGCTGCACCGGATCACCGGTGTCACCATCTTCTTCTTCCTCTTCGTCCACGTGCTGGACACCGCTTTGGTGCGCGTGAGCCCGGATACCTACAACGAGGCGATCGAGACCTACAAGACGCCCATCGTGGCGTTGATGGAGATGGGCCTGGTCGTCGTCGTCCTGTTCCACGCGCTCAACGGCGTCCGCGTGATCCTCGTGGACTTCTGGTCCAAGGGCCCGAAGTACCAGCGCCTGATGCTCTGGATCATCCTCGCGATCTGGTTCCTGCTGTCCGTTCCGGCGGTCGGGCGCCAGTTCTTCTACTTGTTCACGGAGCACTGA
- a CDS encoding YbaB/EbfC family nucleoid-associated protein, translating into MSAEMDALVASATQKLEALEAALYGLKQVRGRFTSEDGAVSVEVNSDGAMVGLTLAESVTSLPPTEVGQLIVWACRQAAEDAGAQRSKVVATLNESFVPAGQPPAGTNGGGPDSA; encoded by the coding sequence ATGAGCGCGGAAATGGACGCCCTGGTCGCGTCGGCTACCCAGAAACTGGAGGCGCTGGAAGCCGCGCTGTACGGGCTGAAGCAGGTGCGCGGACGGTTCACCTCCGAGGACGGCGCGGTGAGCGTCGAGGTGAACAGCGATGGCGCGATGGTCGGCCTGACCCTCGCGGAATCGGTCACTTCGCTGCCGCCCACCGAGGTCGGACAGTTGATCGTCTGGGCCTGCAGGCAGGCCGCCGAGGACGCCGGCGCGCAGCGATCCAAGGTGGTTGCGACACTGAACGAGTCGTTCGTCCCGGCCGGGCAGCCGCCCGCGGGCACGAATGGGGGCGGGCCGGATAGTGCCTGA
- the upp gene encoding uracil phosphoribosyltransferase: MRTHTVDHPLVAALLTTMRDERTANPAFRAALRDLTGILIYEALRDAEVERFQIVTPVAPTEGVRLARPPLLVPVLRAGLGMIDAAAELIPDARIGFVGLARDEETHQPVPYMESLPADLAGLPVFVLDPMLATGGSMRHTLQLLAARGATDITAVCVVAAPEGIATLADSGLPVRLVTAVVDAELNENAYIVPGLGDAGDRQFGPR, from the coding sequence ATGCGCACCCACACCGTGGACCATCCACTCGTCGCCGCCCTGCTGACCACGATGCGGGACGAGCGAACCGCGAATCCGGCTTTCCGTGCCGCACTGCGTGATCTGACCGGGATCCTGATCTACGAGGCGCTGCGCGACGCGGAGGTCGAGCGTTTCCAGATCGTCACACCGGTCGCCCCCACCGAAGGCGTCCGGCTGGCCCGGCCGCCGCTGCTGGTCCCGGTGCTGCGCGCCGGGCTCGGCATGATCGATGCGGCCGCGGAACTGATCCCGGACGCCAGAATCGGATTCGTCGGCCTCGCCCGCGACGAGGAAACCCACCAGCCGGTGCCCTATATGGAGTCGCTGCCCGCCGATCTCGCCGGGCTGCCGGTCTTCGTGCTCGATCCGATGCTGGCCACGGGCGGCTCTATGCGTCACACCCTGCAACTGCTCGCGGCGCGCGGCGCCACCGACATCACCGCCGTCTGCGTCGTCGCAGCGCCGGAAGGTATTGCGACACTGGCGGACTCGGGCCTGCCGGTGCGGCTGGTCACCGCTGTCGTCGACGCGGAACTGAACGAGAACGCCTACATCGTGCCCGGTCTCGGCGACGCGGGCGACAGGCAGTTCGGACCGCGCTGA
- a CDS encoding primosomal protein — MASGDIVPIELGLTDGDLVTLWAPRWRDGDDEWEAFLGHEDALYGFESVAELAAFIRTSSDNDLIDHPAWKVVAGLSAVELEPEENFTFDLVAVPELAAGDPDVDTVAELEDTLGMVRNIGEVCELETVTKFFGSHPVLGALPGGVSAFVGRDGEELWDQIGAAIAKDWDDVLDAIDSVVQTPEVDAEAVAVAEAELLAAEENVVDADDAADSDEEEFEPVDLDEEEDDEEDEDEDESFWHEVGIDPVKIVTSEGSVFTLRCYLDDEPIFLGTKGAITVFPSERALARYLADDHEHDLARVSTFADVQTAAVDGSLEVEVTDENVYVLPGLAEDLAEGPEAVDIEQLDLAVELFTDAADYADDDTVEQALAQSTPLGWYVSYLLNPDPTRLAPNPPFTAEAQAWRELERHLESRLDKQ; from the coding sequence ATGGCTTCTGGAGACATCGTCCCGATCGAGCTCGGCCTGACCGACGGCGATCTCGTCACCCTGTGGGCACCGCGCTGGCGAGACGGTGACGACGAGTGGGAGGCGTTCCTCGGTCACGAGGATGCCCTCTACGGTTTCGAATCCGTGGCGGAGCTGGCCGCGTTCATCCGCACCAGCTCCGACAACGACCTCATCGACCATCCGGCGTGGAAGGTTGTCGCGGGTCTGTCCGCGGTCGAACTGGAACCGGAGGAGAACTTCACCTTCGATCTGGTCGCCGTGCCGGAGCTGGCCGCCGGTGACCCCGACGTGGACACCGTCGCCGAGTTGGAAGACACCCTCGGCATGGTGCGCAACATCGGTGAGGTGTGCGAGCTCGAGACGGTGACCAAGTTCTTCGGTTCGCATCCGGTACTCGGCGCGCTGCCCGGCGGGGTGAGCGCGTTCGTCGGCCGCGACGGAGAGGAGTTGTGGGACCAGATCGGCGCGGCCATCGCCAAGGACTGGGACGACGTGCTGGACGCCATCGACTCCGTCGTGCAGACGCCCGAGGTCGACGCCGAAGCGGTCGCGGTCGCCGAGGCCGAGCTGCTGGCCGCCGAGGAGAACGTGGTCGACGCCGACGACGCGGCCGACAGCGACGAGGAGGAATTCGAGCCCGTCGACCTCGACGAGGAAGAAGACGACGAGGAAGACGAGGACGAGGACGAATCGTTCTGGCACGAGGTCGGCATCGACCCGGTCAAGATCGTCACGTCCGAAGGCAGCGTCTTCACGCTGCGCTGTTACCTCGACGACGAGCCGATCTTCCTCGGCACCAAGGGCGCGATCACGGTCTTCCCCTCCGAGCGTGCGCTGGCCCGCTACCTCGCCGACGATCACGAGCACGACCTGGCCCGCGTGAGCACCTTCGCCGACGTGCAGACCGCGGCGGTGGACGGCTCGCTGGAGGTGGAGGTCACCGACGAGAACGTCTACGTGCTGCCCGGCTTGGCCGAGGATTTGGCGGAAGGCCCGGAGGCGGTCGACATCGAACAGCTGGACCTGGCGGTCGAGCTGTTCACCGACGCCGCCGACTACGCCGACGACGACACGGTGGAGCAGGCGCTGGCGCAATCCACCCCGCTGGGCTGGTATGTCTCCTACCTGCTGAATCCCGACCCCACCCGGTTGGCGCCCAACCCGCCGTTCACCGCCGAAGCCCAGGCCTGGCGCGAACTGGAACGCCACCTGGAGTCCCGGCTCGACAAGCAGTAA
- a CDS encoding cytidine deaminase: MDIDWNKLRASAYEAMGRAYAPYSRFPVGAAGLTGDRVVVGCNVENVSYGLGLCAECVLIGHLISSGGGRLVAVSVTDSRGEILMPCGRCRQLLYEHGGAELLVDHKGGAVPLRALLPDAFGPDDLDAGQM; the protein is encoded by the coding sequence ATGGACATCGACTGGAACAAGCTCCGTGCCAGCGCGTACGAGGCGATGGGCCGCGCTTACGCGCCCTACTCCCGGTTCCCGGTCGGCGCCGCGGGGCTCACCGGTGACCGGGTCGTAGTCGGCTGCAACGTCGAGAACGTCTCCTACGGATTGGGCCTCTGTGCCGAATGTGTGCTCATCGGTCACTTGATTTCCAGCGGAGGGGGACGTCTGGTGGCCGTCTCGGTGACGGATTCCCGTGGCGAGATCCTGATGCCCTGTGGCCGCTGCAGGCAATTGCTCTACGAGCACGGCGGGGCCGAGCTCCTGGTCGATCACAAGGGCGGCGCGGTGCCGTTGCGTGCGCTGCTGCCGGATGCGTTCGGTCCGGACGACCTCGACGCCGGGCAGATGTGA